From Vogesella sp. XCS3, the proteins below share one genomic window:
- a CDS encoding LysR family transcriptional regulator: MDIKALRYFAELVRQQNFTRAAEALFVTQPTISKMVKQLEEELGTPLLIREGKSFQLTDAGRVVYLRGQDVLAAQLRLKNALADLASLARGELVVGLPPMAGGAFFAPVVGAFRDRYPGVELKMVEDGALAIESSIRSGNLEIGAAVLPVDHHTFNSLSLVRDRLCLVAPAGSPWHGRSFVTLPDVADQPIVFYPEDFSLTTRISDAFRTTGKTINIAGRSAHWDFIVAMVEARLGIALLPQAIASQLEPHRFDVIPVDDERIIWHIGLIWKKDSYLSHAARAWITLTRELLLDSHHASPP, translated from the coding sequence ATGGACATCAAGGCGCTGCGCTATTTTGCCGAGCTGGTACGCCAGCAGAACTTCACCCGGGCGGCAGAGGCACTGTTTGTCACCCAGCCCACCATCAGCAAAATGGTGAAGCAGCTTGAAGAAGAACTGGGCACGCCTTTGCTGATCCGCGAGGGCAAGAGTTTTCAGCTGACCGATGCCGGCCGCGTGGTGTACCTGCGCGGGCAAGACGTACTGGCGGCGCAGCTGCGCCTGAAAAACGCGCTGGCCGACCTGGCCTCGCTGGCGCGCGGCGAGCTGGTGGTAGGTTTACCCCCCATGGCCGGCGGTGCTTTCTTTGCACCGGTGGTGGGCGCATTTCGCGACCGTTACCCAGGGGTTGAGCTGAAAATGGTAGAAGACGGCGCCCTGGCGATTGAAAGCAGCATCCGTTCGGGCAATCTGGAAATCGGTGCCGCCGTCTTGCCAGTAGACCACCATACGTTCAACAGCCTGAGCCTGGTACGCGACCGCCTGTGCCTGGTAGCACCAGCCGGTAGCCCGTGGCACGGGCGTAGCTTCGTGACACTGCCTGATGTAGCGGATCAGCCCATCGTGTTTTACCCGGAAGACTTCTCGCTCACCACCCGCATCAGCGATGCCTTCCGCACCACGGGCAAAACCATCAATATCGCCGGGCGCAGTGCACACTGGGATTTTATCGTTGCCATGGTGGAAGCTAGACTGGGTATTGCGCTGCTGCCCCAGGCCATTGCCAGCCAGCTGGAGCCGCACCGCTTCGATGTGATCCCTGTAGATGATGAGCGCATCATCTGGCACATCGGCCTGATCTGGAAAAAAGATAGCTATCTGTCTCACGCAGCCCGGGCCTGGATCACACTGACCCGTGAACTGTTACTGGATAGCCATCATGCCAGCCCGCCTTAA
- a CDS encoding acyl-CoA thioesterase, translating to MTEHSVNQRELTMSVLMTPDMANFSGNVHGGVLLKLLDQVAYACASRYAGCYVVTLSVDQVLFKQPIHVGEMVTFLASVNHVGRTSMEVGIKVVAENIQQRTVRHTNSCYFTMVAWADGKAMPVPALALESDTHKKRFREAEIRKQMRLEAEQRMQQAGHA from the coding sequence ATGACTGAACACTCTGTTAACCAGCGCGAGCTCACCATGTCGGTGCTGATGACGCCTGACATGGCCAATTTTTCCGGCAACGTGCATGGTGGTGTACTGCTGAAACTGCTGGACCAGGTGGCCTACGCCTGCGCCAGCCGCTACGCCGGCTGTTATGTGGTGACGCTGTCGGTAGACCAGGTGCTGTTCAAGCAGCCCATCCACGTGGGCGAGATGGTTACCTTTCTGGCCAGCGTGAACCACGTTGGCCGCACCTCCATGGAAGTAGGCATCAAGGTGGTAGCCGAAAACATCCAGCAGCGTACCGTGCGCCATACCAATAGCTGCTACTTCACCATGGTGGCCTGGGCGGACGGCAAAGCCATGCCGGTGCCGGCGCTAGCGCTGGAGAGCGACACCCATAAAAAGCGCTTTCGCGAAGCCGAAATCCGCAAGCAGATGCGGCTGGAAGCCGAGCAACGCATGCAGCAGGCAGGCCATGCATGA
- a CDS encoding TIGR01621 family pseudouridine synthase, giving the protein MSAYQLVHTHPQFYVIHKAPGVSFHREDDAPGLMDALRDGLQDDALWPVHRLDRITSGLIVVARSQAAAAELGAAFAGREVEKYYLALSDAKPARKQGLIKGDMDKGRGGAWKLCKSAANPAVTQFFSYSLAPGLRLFVLRPRTGKTHQLRVAMKSLGAPILGDALYGGSAADRGYLHAYALAFTLAGETHRFVCPPGWGERWPQDALADYLAANPPAGLPWPVL; this is encoded by the coding sequence ATGTCTGCCTACCAGCTCGTTCATACCCACCCGCAGTTTTACGTGATTCACAAGGCACCGGGCGTCAGCTTTCACCGCGAAGACGACGCCCCCGGCCTGATGGATGCGCTGCGCGATGGCCTGCAAGACGACGCGCTGTGGCCGGTACACCGCCTGGACCGCATCACCAGCGGCCTGATCGTGGTGGCGCGCAGCCAGGCCGCTGCCGCCGAGCTGGGCGCGGCTTTTGCCGGGCGCGAGGTGGAGAAGTACTACCTGGCGCTGTCCGACGCCAAGCCGGCACGCAAGCAGGGCCTGATCAAGGGCGATATGGACAAGGGCCGTGGCGGCGCCTGGAAGCTGTGCAAGAGCGCGGCCAACCCTGCCGTAACCCAGTTTTTCAGCTACAGCCTGGCGCCCGGCCTGCGCCTGTTCGTGCTGCGCCCGCGCACCGGCAAGACCCACCAGTTGCGCGTGGCGATGAAGTCGCTGGGCGCGCCCATCCTGGGCGATGCGCTATACGGTGGCAGCGCCGCCGACCGTGGCTACCTGCACGCCTACGCGTTGGCCTTCACGCTGGCGGGCGAAACGCACCGCTTTGTGTGCCCACCGGGGTGGGGCGAACGTTGGCCGCAAGACGCACTGGCCGACTACCTGGCGGCCAACCCGCCGGCCGGCCTGCCGTGGCCGGTGCTGTAA
- a CDS encoding ABC transporter ATP-binding protein, translating to MSSLSRLFHYARQYRRDAYLASAFSAINKFFDILPEVLIGVAVDVVVSKQDSFLARLGITDSFDQLLWLGGLTVLIWAGESLFEYLYQLRWRNLAQNLQHVLRLDAYGHVQKLPLSYFEDKRTGSLMSILNDDINQMERFLNGGANSIIQVVCSSIMVGAVFFYLAPQLAMLALFPVPLILVGTFWFQKRIAPRYSAVREAAGVINGRLSNNLLGIATIKAFTAEAFEAEHIRQASEHYRQTNAAAIRLSSAIIPVIRMAILAGFVVTLVYGGWLALHGEIGVGSYSVLVYLTQRLLWPLVGLADIADLYQRSMTAIDRVLDVLSTPVSIPYDGRALPTATVSGSLAFENLSFGYGDLTVLHNVSLTVPAGRTVAFVGATGSGKSTLVKLLLRFYEAPAGAIKLDGHDIRELSLTDLRRQIGYVSQDVFLTDGSVADNIAYGMGEVGRSAIEAAARAAEAHEFIARLPQGYDTPVGERGQKLSGGQRQRLALARAILKDPRILILDEATSAVDNETEAAIQRSLDVVSRGRTTLVIAHRLSTVRHADCIHVMEHGQIVESGTHALLLAQNGSYAALWRLQTGERQS from the coding sequence ATGTCATCCCTGTCACGGCTCTTCCATTATGCCCGCCAGTATCGGCGGGATGCTTATCTTGCCTCGGCATTTTCTGCCATCAACAAGTTTTTCGATATCCTGCCCGAAGTACTGATCGGCGTGGCCGTCGATGTGGTGGTCAGCAAACAGGATTCCTTTCTGGCGCGCCTGGGCATTACCGACAGCTTTGACCAGCTGTTGTGGCTGGGCGGGCTCACGGTACTGATCTGGGCGGGCGAATCACTATTCGAGTACCTGTACCAGCTGCGCTGGCGCAACCTGGCGCAAAACCTGCAGCACGTACTGCGCCTGGACGCCTACGGCCATGTACAAAAGCTGCCACTGTCTTACTTTGAAGACAAGCGTACCGGCAGCCTGATGTCCATCCTGAACGACGACATCAACCAGATGGAGCGCTTTCTCAACGGTGGCGCCAACAGCATCATTCAGGTGGTGTGCTCTTCCATTATGGTGGGTGCCGTGTTTTTTTACCTGGCACCGCAGCTGGCCATGCTGGCGCTGTTCCCGGTACCGCTGATTCTGGTGGGCACGTTCTGGTTCCAGAAACGCATTGCCCCGCGCTATAGCGCCGTGCGCGAAGCCGCCGGGGTGATCAACGGCCGCCTCAGCAACAACCTGCTGGGTATTGCCACCATCAAGGCGTTTACCGCCGAAGCGTTTGAAGCCGAACATATCCGCCAGGCCAGCGAGCACTACCGCCAGACCAACGCAGCGGCCATCCGCCTGTCGTCGGCCATTATCCCGGTGATCCGCATGGCCATTCTGGCCGGCTTCGTGGTAACGCTGGTGTACGGCGGCTGGCTGGCGCTACACGGCGAAATCGGTGTTGGCAGCTACTCGGTGCTGGTATACCTCACCCAGCGCCTGCTATGGCCACTGGTGGGGCTGGCCGATATTGCCGACCTGTACCAGCGCTCGATGACCGCCATCGACCGTGTGCTTGACGTGCTCTCCACACCCGTCTCGATACCGTACGACGGCAGAGCGCTGCCAACCGCTACAGTATCCGGCAGCCTGGCTTTCGAAAACCTGTCATTCGGCTACGGCGACCTCACCGTACTGCACAACGTGTCGCTTACCGTGCCTGCCGGCCGCACCGTGGCTTTTGTGGGTGCCACTGGCTCGGGCAAGAGCACGCTGGTCAAACTGTTACTGCGTTTTTATGAGGCACCGGCCGGGGCGATCAAGCTGGATGGGCACGATATTCGCGAGCTGTCGCTCACCGACCTGCGCCGCCAGATTGGCTACGTCAGCCAGGATGTATTCCTGACCGATGGCAGCGTGGCCGACAATATTGCCTACGGCATGGGCGAGGTTGGCCGCAGCGCCATCGAGGCGGCTGCCCGCGCCGCCGAGGCGCACGAGTTCATCGCCCGCCTGCCGCAGGGCTACGACACCCCGGTGGGAGAACGCGGCCAGAAGCTATCCGGCGGCCAGCGCCAACGCCTGGCCCTGGCGCGCGCCATCCTGAAAGACCCGCGCATCCTGATACTGGACGAAGCCACCAGCGCGGTGGACAACGAAACCGAAGCCGCCATCCAGCGTTCGCTGGACGTGGTATCGCGCGGGCGCACCACACTGGTGATTGCCCACCGTCTGTCTACCGTGCGCCACGCCGACTGCATCCACGTGATGGAGCACGGCCAGATTGTGGAATCGGGCACCCACGCGCTGCTGCTGGCGCAGAACGGCAGCTACGCCGCACTGTGGCGCTTGCAAACGGGCGAGCGGCAAAGCTGA
- a CDS encoding peptide MFS transporter: MYRQHPRGLYLLFVTEMWERFSYYGMRAIFVLFMVKALMFDKAYASEIYGSYTGLVYFAPLLGGYIADRYWGNRRAIVSGALLMAAGQFSMFFAATLYQQPATATPLMFGGLALLIAGNGLFKPNISSMVGQLYPAGDKRVDSAFTLFYMGINAGALLAPLVCGTLGDTGHPADFKWGFLAAGIGMLVSLALFLSFRNRYLVTPEGAAIGLPPKRHHESGEKIRHAPLTREEKDRLAVIMLLSAFVIFFWSAFEQAGASLTFFAEEQTNRQLLGWTVPASFFQSINPVVIVVCAPLFAWLWLTLGKKGLEPNSPMKMAIGLLLLAIGYLIIALGVTGLEPGVKVSMLWLISLYSIHTFGELCLSPIGLSLVVKLSPARLVSMMMGVWFLSSALANKFAGVLSGLYPEPGKPLPVFMGYTVSNLHDFFMLFVLMAGGAALVLFLLSGKLKKMMHGLG, encoded by the coding sequence ATGTACCGACAACACCCTCGCGGTCTGTACCTGCTGTTCGTGACCGAAATGTGGGAACGCTTCAGCTACTACGGCATGCGCGCCATCTTCGTGCTGTTCATGGTCAAGGCGCTGATGTTCGACAAGGCCTACGCCTCCGAAATCTACGGCAGCTACACCGGCCTGGTGTACTTTGCACCGCTGCTGGGCGGCTACATTGCCGACCGCTACTGGGGCAACCGCCGCGCCATCGTCAGCGGTGCGCTGCTGATGGCTGCCGGCCAGTTTTCCATGTTCTTTGCCGCCACGCTGTACCAGCAGCCGGCTACCGCCACCCCGCTGATGTTTGGCGGCCTGGCGCTGCTGATTGCGGGTAATGGCCTGTTCAAGCCGAATATTTCGTCCATGGTGGGCCAGCTGTACCCTGCCGGCGACAAGCGTGTGGATTCCGCTTTCACGCTGTTCTACATGGGCATTAACGCCGGCGCGCTGCTGGCGCCGCTGGTGTGCGGCACGCTGGGCGATACCGGCCACCCGGCCGATTTCAAATGGGGCTTCCTGGCCGCCGGCATCGGCATGCTGGTGTCGCTGGCGCTGTTCCTGAGTTTCCGTAACCGCTACCTGGTGACACCGGAAGGCGCGGCCATCGGCCTGCCGCCCAAGCGCCATCATGAAAGCGGCGAGAAAATCCGCCATGCCCCGCTGACGCGCGAAGAAAAAGACCGCCTGGCGGTGATCATGCTGCTGTCGGCGTTTGTGATCTTCTTCTGGTCTGCCTTCGAGCAGGCCGGCGCCTCGCTGACCTTCTTTGCCGAAGAGCAGACCAACCGCCAGCTGCTGGGCTGGACGGTACCGGCGTCGTTCTTCCAGAGCATCAACCCGGTGGTGATCGTGGTGTGCGCACCGCTGTTTGCCTGGCTGTGGCTGACGCTGGGCAAGAAGGGCCTGGAGCCGAACTCGCCGATGAAAATGGCCATCGGCTTGCTGCTGCTGGCCATCGGTTACCTGATCATTGCCTTGGGTGTGACCGGCCTGGAGCCGGGCGTGAAAGTAAGCATGCTGTGGCTGATCAGCCTGTACAGCATCCACACCTTCGGCGAGCTGTGCCTGTCGCCTATCGGCCTGTCGCTGGTGGTGAAGCTGTCGCCGGCACGCCTGGTGTCGATGATGATGGGCGTGTGGTTCCTGTCCAGCGCGCTGGCCAACAAGTTTGCCGGCGTACTGTCCGGCTTGTACCCGGAGCCGGGCAAGCCGCTGCCGGTATTCATGGGCTACACCGTGTCCAACCTGCACGACTTCTTCATGCTGTTCGTGCTGATGGCTGGCGGCGCTGCGCTGGTGCTGTTCCTGCTGTCGGGCAAGCTGAAGAAAATGATGCACGGTCTGGGTTAA
- a CDS encoding cation-translocating P-type ATPase — protein MALYQPKPGSKIIPVTVAQPHAADHDHDHDHDHDHDHDHDHDHSHSHDHSHDHAQAACCSGDACSSTLTAAPQPADVPAGSSAWRLAIPAMDCPTEGRLVDKVLANIDGVLRVDFNYIERTVTVHQRDASLAQVQAAIASTGMPPRLLSAEEADTPAAPPVESRGQLWLAGLLAAAAEGAVLAGTSDGAWWVAALAIVSMLAGGRTTARKGWYALKLRTLNIYFLMSLAVVGAMVLQQWPEAAMVLFLFALSEKLEALSLARAGEAVRSLMALKPDTAWVEVEGQWQAVPSDSLQVGRVVRVRPGERVPLDGVIVSGRSDFNEAPITGESLPLDKGEGDAVFAGAINGQGLVQVQVTAAADGSVLARIIRSVRDAQAGKAATQRFIDRFAAVYTPIVVAVAVLLALGLPLAGVMTWQAALYQALVLLVIACPCALVIATPVTLVSALSSAARRGMLVKGGVALEAAARIRYLALDKTGTLTRGEPAVEEVLLLQPDMGRDAVLQVAASLEAHSTHPLARAVMQAAKGLPLLAANGLQETAGEGVQATVNGQRWALGNRRLLARLGADIAPWLPLVPEGSGEMWLCRDGTPQALLLVADALRPDAVAAVAQLQQMGITLTVLSGDQQAVVGRTAAQVGIAEALGGLLPDDKLAHIRRLAQQGPVAMVGDGVNDAPALAQAELGIAMGAAGSDTALETAQVALMEDRLDKLPQLFAHARRSMAVLRANIVLALAIKLLFFVLALAGVATLWMAVFADVGASLLVIFNGLRLARVRQAS, from the coding sequence ATGGCCCTGTATCAACCCAAACCCGGCAGCAAAATCATTCCCGTCACCGTGGCGCAGCCGCACGCTGCCGACCACGACCACGACCACGACCACGACCACGACCACGACCACGACCACGACCACGACCACAGTCATAGTCATGATCACAGCCACGACCATGCGCAGGCTGCCTGCTGCAGTGGCGACGCCTGCAGCAGCACGTTAACTGCCGCACCTCAGCCCGCCGACGTACCGGCCGGTAGCAGCGCCTGGCGGCTGGCGATTCCGGCCATGGATTGCCCCACCGAGGGGCGACTGGTGGACAAGGTGCTGGCCAATATCGACGGTGTATTGCGCGTGGACTTTAACTACATCGAGCGCACGGTGACCGTGCACCAGCGCGACGCCAGCCTGGCGCAGGTGCAGGCCGCCATTGCCAGTACCGGCATGCCGCCACGGCTGCTAAGCGCGGAAGAGGCCGACACCCCCGCAGCGCCGCCGGTAGAAAGCCGCGGCCAACTATGGCTGGCAGGCCTGCTGGCTGCAGCGGCCGAAGGCGCCGTGCTGGCCGGTACCAGCGATGGTGCCTGGTGGGTGGCAGCGCTGGCCATTGTCTCGATGCTGGCCGGTGGTCGTACCACGGCACGCAAAGGCTGGTACGCGCTGAAGCTGCGCACGCTCAATATCTATTTCCTGATGAGCCTGGCCGTGGTCGGCGCCATGGTGCTGCAACAGTGGCCGGAAGCCGCGATGGTGCTGTTCCTGTTTGCGCTGTCGGAAAAGCTGGAGGCGCTGTCGCTGGCGCGCGCTGGCGAGGCAGTGCGCAGCCTGATGGCGCTAAAGCCCGACACCGCCTGGGTAGAAGTAGAGGGCCAATGGCAAGCTGTCCCCAGTGACAGCCTGCAAGTTGGCCGCGTGGTACGCGTACGCCCCGGTGAGCGCGTGCCACTGGATGGCGTGATTGTTAGCGGCCGTAGCGACTTCAACGAAGCGCCGATTACCGGCGAAAGCCTGCCGCTGGATAAGGGCGAGGGCGATGCCGTGTTTGCCGGCGCCATCAACGGTCAGGGGCTGGTACAGGTGCAGGTCACCGCGGCTGCCGACGGAAGCGTACTGGCGCGCATCATCCGTAGTGTGCGCGATGCGCAGGCTGGCAAGGCGGCGACCCAGCGCTTCATCGACCGTTTTGCCGCGGTGTATACGCCGATTGTGGTGGCGGTAGCGGTGCTGCTGGCGCTGGGCCTGCCGCTGGCCGGCGTGATGACCTGGCAGGCGGCGTTGTACCAGGCGCTGGTGTTGCTGGTGATTGCCTGCCCGTGCGCGCTGGTGATTGCCACGCCGGTTACGTTGGTGTCGGCGCTATCGTCGGCGGCGCGGCGCGGCATGCTGGTCAAGGGCGGCGTGGCGCTGGAGGCGGCGGCGCGCATTCGTTACCTGGCGCTGGACAAGACCGGCACGCTGACCCGTGGCGAGCCGGCAGTGGAGGAGGTATTGCTGTTACAGCCCGATATGGGCCGCGATGCCGTGCTGCAAGTGGCCGCTAGCCTGGAAGCGCACTCCACCCACCCGCTGGCGCGTGCTGTTATGCAGGCGGCGAAGGGCTTGCCCTTGCTAGCCGCCAATGGCTTGCAAGAGACAGCGGGTGAGGGGGTGCAGGCCACTGTTAACGGCCAGCGCTGGGCGCTGGGTAACCGCCGCCTGCTGGCGCGGCTGGGGGCGGATATCGCGCCGTGGTTGCCGCTCGTGCCCGAGGGCAGTGGCGAGATGTGGCTGTGCCGTGATGGCACACCGCAAGCGCTGCTGCTGGTGGCCGACGCGCTGCGCCCCGATGCTGTGGCGGCGGTAGCACAGCTGCAGCAGATGGGCATCACGCTTACCGTTTTGTCTGGCGACCAGCAGGCGGTAGTTGGCCGCACGGCAGCGCAGGTCGGCATCGCCGAGGCGCTGGGTGGCCTGCTGCCGGACGACAAGCTGGCGCATATCCGCCGCCTGGCGCAGCAGGGGCCGGTGGCCATGGTGGGGGATGGCGTAAACGATGCGCCCGCGCTGGCGCAGGCCGAGCTGGGTATCGCCATGGGGGCCGCTGGTTCGGATACCGCGCTGGAAACCGCGCAGGTGGCGCTGATGGAAGACCGCCTCGACAAGCTGCCGCAGCTGTTTGCCCACGCCCGGCGCAGCATGGCGGTGCTGCGTGCCAATATCGTGCTGGCACTGGCCATCAAGCTGCTGTTCTTTGTGCTGGCGCTGGCCGGTGTGGCCACGCTGTGGATGGCGGTGTTTGCCGACGTGGGTGCCAGCCTGCTGGTCATTTTCAACGGCCTGCGCCTGGCGCGGGTAAGGCAAGCAAGCTAG
- a CDS encoding GNAT family N-acetyltransferase, whose product MNDGLIPLTALDKPRAYAIYCAGMQGKLSRCAGWDPVLQRQGFEQSFTAGTLFWYRHQGQEVALLSLSRRDYGLHVHLLVVLDQWRRQGMGRRVLAHLHGLSSGRVTLSCLRDDKPVRAFYAEMGYHIAGMEPDFLNLEWPGPQARAG is encoded by the coding sequence ATGAATGACGGCCTGATCCCGCTGACGGCGCTGGACAAGCCGCGCGCCTACGCCATCTACTGCGCCGGTATGCAGGGCAAGCTCAGCCGCTGCGCCGGCTGGGATCCGGTGTTGCAGCGGCAGGGCTTCGAGCAGAGTTTTACCGCCGGGACGCTATTCTGGTACCGCCACCAGGGCCAGGAGGTGGCCTTGCTGAGCCTGTCGCGCCGCGATTATGGCCTGCATGTACACTTGCTGGTGGTGCTGGATCAGTGGCGCCGCCAGGGCATGGGGCGGCGCGTGCTGGCGCATTTGCATGGCCTCAGTAGCGGCCGCGTCACGCTAAGCTGCCTGCGCGACGACAAACCGGTGCGCGCCTTTTATGCCGAAATGGGCTACCACATCGCCGGTATGGAGCCGGATTTTCTCAATCTGGAGTGGCCAGGGCCGCAAGCCAGAGCCGGCTGA
- a CDS encoding putative metalloprotease CJM1_0395 family protein — translation MSISATSAANYGSAYSPPASRLAASCDPGCQCSRCLASSITGQQASAGSGAGRSQNGTAALSEEEEKQVTQLKARDSEVRAHEQAHMAAAGGVSVSAPSYSYQQGPDGQRYAVGGHVNIDVSRGRTPEDTLRKAQAVQRAALAPAEPSGQDQAVAAQARQMALQAMAEQAAAQRGSSPLQQTYQPQDSTAPALQGRGIDTQA, via the coding sequence ATGAGTATCAGCGCCACCTCTGCGGCCAACTATGGCAGCGCCTACAGCCCCCCAGCCAGCAGGCTGGCGGCTAGCTGCGACCCGGGTTGCCAGTGCAGCCGCTGCCTGGCTAGCAGCATAACGGGCCAGCAAGCCAGCGCCGGTAGTGGCGCCGGCCGCAGCCAGAACGGTACGGCTGCCTTGAGTGAAGAGGAAGAAAAACAGGTCACGCAGCTGAAGGCCCGCGACAGCGAAGTGCGCGCCCACGAACAAGCCCACATGGCTGCCGCCGGCGGTGTCAGCGTTAGCGCCCCTAGCTACAGCTACCAGCAAGGGCCGGATGGGCAGCGTTACGCGGTGGGTGGCCACGTCAACATCGACGTTAGCCGGGGGCGTACGCCGGAAGATACCCTGCGCAAGGCCCAGGCCGTACAGCGTGCCGCGCTGGCACCTGCCGAGCCATCCGGCCAAGATCAGGCCGTAGCGGCACAAGCGCGGCAGATGGCGCTACAGGCCATGGCCGAGCAAGCCGCCGCGCAGCGCGGTAGCAGCCCGCTGCAACAGACTTACCAGCCGCAAGACAGCACGGCCCCCGCCCTGCAAGGTCGCGGCATTGATACACAGGCATGA
- a CDS encoding YciI family protein, translating into MHHYLYLLRPTRPDMLRAGLSDHEAECISQHTCYLDDLCLAGKVTLFGRTTADDAQAFAMVLVMTGIESEARAIMQADPVVSGGVMVAELYPFRVTGMRGMKV; encoded by the coding sequence ATGCATCACTACCTTTACCTGCTACGCCCCACCCGCCCCGATATGCTGCGCGCCGGTTTGAGCGACCACGAGGCCGAGTGCATCAGCCAGCACACCTGCTACCTGGACGACCTGTGCCTGGCAGGCAAGGTCACCCTGTTCGGCCGCACCACAGCCGATGATGCCCAGGCGTTTGCCATGGTGCTGGTAATGACGGGGATAGAAAGCGAGGCACGCGCCATCATGCAAGCCGACCCGGTGGTAAGCGGCGGGGTGATGGTGGCCGAGCTCTACCCTTTCCGCGTTACCGGCATGCGTGGCATGAAGGTGTAG
- the cadR gene encoding Cd(II)/Pb(II)-responsive transcriptional regulator, with the protein MQIGELAKRTGCESETIRYYEREGLLPAPARSSSGYRRYEQRHLEQLAFILHCRSLGMPLADIRLLAGFHQQPAAEPCDRVNALIDQQISRVHSQIEALQRLEQQLLQLRARCDSPHTLADCGILKTLDDAASGEACACHDTP; encoded by the coding sequence ATGCAAATCGGCGAACTGGCAAAACGCACCGGCTGCGAGAGTGAAACCATCCGCTACTACGAGCGCGAAGGTTTGCTGCCGGCACCGGCACGTAGCAGCAGCGGCTACCGCCGCTACGAACAGCGCCACCTGGAACAGCTGGCCTTTATTCTGCACTGCCGCTCGCTGGGCATGCCGCTGGCCGATATCCGCCTGCTGGCCGGTTTTCACCAGCAACCGGCCGCCGAGCCGTGCGATCGCGTCAATGCCCTGATCGACCAGCAAATCAGCCGCGTACACAGCCAGATAGAAGCGCTACAGCGCCTGGAACAGCAGCTACTGCAGCTGCGTGCCCGCTGCGATAGCCCGCATACCCTGGCCGACTGCGGCATTCTGAAAACACTGGATGACGCGGCTAGCGGCGAAGCCTGCGCTTGCCACGACACGCCTTAG